One Monomorium pharaonis isolate MP-MQ-018 chromosome 4, ASM1337386v2, whole genome shotgun sequence DNA segment encodes these proteins:
- the LOC105830185 gene encoding uncharacterized protein LOC105830185: MNQTENRVNLSDMSEKFTEEALVEVLRKAYNGKKVQLTNWNFGGEGFTKGDSYLSTVTKGKVYGIVNDNPEQVNVVVKSIPKNIGRRKTFRSAEFFGNEIVFYTKVYPKMENFLAEKGQCNLLRIPRYLTSYQDGENDFIILEDVSPLGFGPASRQNCVDWEELTVILEALAKFHAISFAYKDQKKEEFVEVASYLKETYFGDDHWEWYQEFHKSLVNIAKHALSTEYPNSEALKQFNSYEFGTLYDECSKSCNSKDNPTSVIAAGDCWAPNFLVRDTGENKEALLLDFQLARYASPITDLSFLVYSCTLKTFRDQYFDDILKTYHSELSSAIKSLGSEPEKIYPWDLFMKDVKKNFKVGMVFSTEAVPFCLLDPSQSFDLDAIIKGNDAVNIADVWKLSNIETSSGRQRLADVIVHAVENGYL; encoded by the exons ATGAATCAAACGGAAAATCGTGTTAACTTGAGCGACATGAGTGAGAAGTTCACGGAAGAGGCGCTGGTAGAGGTTCTCCGTAAGGCGTACAACGGGAAGAAAGTGCAGCTGACAAATTGGAATTTTGGTGGCGAGGGATTTACCAAAGGCGACAGCTACTTATCGACTGTTACCAAGGGTAAAGTGTACGGTATTGTAAACGACAATCCAGAACAAGTTAACGTCGTTGTAAAATCGATTCCTAAAAACATTGGCAGAAGAAAGACCTTTAGGAGCGCAGAATTTTTCGGTAATGAAATCGTGTTTTATACAAAG gttTATCCAAAGATGGAAAACTTCTTGGCAGAGAAAGGACAATGCAATTTGCTGCGCATACCACGTTACTTGACTTCGTACCAGGATGgtgaaaatgattttataatcttaGAAGATGTCTCTCCCCTAGGATTTGGACCTGCGTCCAGACAAAACTGTGTGGACTGGGAGGAATTGACTGTGATCTTAGAAGCCCTGGCAAAATTTCACGCAATTTCATTTGCGTACAAGGATCAAAAGAAAGAGGAGTTCGTAGAAGTTGCGAGTTATTTGAAAGAAACCTACTTTGGTGATGATCACTGGGAGTGGTACCAAGAATTCCAC AAATCGCTGGTAAATATAGCTAAACATGCATTAAGTACGGAATATCCCAACAGTGAAGCTCTAAAGCAATTTAATTCCTATGAATTTGGCACACTATATGACGAGTGCTCAAAATCATGTAACAGCAAAGATAATCCGACGAGTGTTATAGCCGCGGGTGACTGTTGGGCTCCGAACTTTCTAGTTCGAGACACTGGGGAAAATAAAGAAGCACTATTGCTGGATTTTCAGCTTGCACGTTACGCTAGTCCTATTACAGATCTatcatttttagtttattctTGCACTTTGAAGACATTTCGAGATCAGTATTTTGATGACATATTGAAGACTTATCACTCCGAATTGAGCAGCGCCATTAAATCTCTTGGATCTGAACCGGAAAAGATTTATCCCTGggatttatttatgaaagat GTGAAGAAGAACTTTAAAGTTGGAATGGTATTCTCTACTGAAGCTGTTCCATTTTGTTTATTGGATCCATCTCAGTCATTCGATTTAGATGCTATTATCAAGGGCAATGATGCAGTAAATATTGCTGATGTTTGGAAACTATCTAATATTGAAACGTCAAGTGGAAGACAAAGATTAGCAGACGTAATTGTTCACGCAGTTGAAAATGGATATTTatga